A DNA window from Pseudomonas wuhanensis contains the following coding sequences:
- a CDS encoding IS256 family transposase, with the protein MTEPKPKRAKRVKPGPELVKLADSLLANYKKPEDLIGDNGLLKQLTKMLVERALETEMTEHLGHGKSAAITNTAANARNGHSGKTLKGDFGELPLEIPRDRQATFEPQLVAKHQTRWTGFDDKVISLYSRGLSVREIQAHLQEMYGTEVSPSLISAITDAVSDEVKLWQARPLDARYPILYLDCIHVKVRDAGAVRNKAVYLVIGVNMAGHKEVLGLWIAQTEGAKFWLQVVTELKNRGVQDIFIACVDGLKGFPEAIETVYPKAVVQLCIVHMVRNSLNFVSWKKQREVASDLKLIYTSVTAELAEQRLCEFEAKWDAEYQSISLSWRRNWARFIPFFDYPAEIRKVIYTTNAIESINMSLRKVIKIRASFPTDEAVMKLFYLALNNISKKWTMPIRDWKAALNRFSIQFEDRLLSV; encoded by the coding sequence ATGACCGAGCCAAAACCCAAGCGCGCCAAACGAGTCAAACCTGGTCCTGAACTGGTTAAACTGGCCGACAGTCTGCTGGCCAATTACAAAAAGCCCGAAGATCTCATCGGCGATAATGGCCTGCTCAAACAGCTCACCAAGATGCTGGTCGAGCGGGCCCTTGAAACCGAGATGACCGAACACCTGGGGCACGGCAAAAGTGCAGCGATCACCAACACCGCCGCCAATGCGCGCAACGGTCACAGCGGCAAAACCCTGAAGGGTGACTTCGGCGAGCTGCCGCTCGAGATCCCGCGCGACCGGCAGGCGACCTTCGAACCACAACTGGTCGCCAAGCATCAAACCCGCTGGACCGGCTTCGACGACAAGGTCATTTCCCTCTACTCCCGGGGCTTGAGTGTCAGAGAAATTCAGGCGCACCTGCAGGAAATGTACGGCACCGAGGTCTCTCCCAGCCTGATCTCGGCCATTACCGACGCGGTGAGTGATGAGGTCAAGCTCTGGCAAGCCAGACCGCTGGACGCGCGGTACCCGATCCTCTACCTGGACTGCATTCACGTTAAAGTGCGGGACGCCGGCGCCGTGCGCAACAAAGCGGTTTATCTGGTGATCGGCGTCAACATGGCCGGCCATAAAGAAGTTCTGGGCCTATGGATCGCTCAAACCGAAGGGGCCAAATTCTGGCTGCAAGTGGTGACCGAACTCAAGAATCGGGGCGTGCAGGACATCTTCATCGCCTGCGTGGACGGCCTCAAAGGCTTCCCTGAGGCGATTGAAACGGTTTACCCGAAAGCCGTCGTTCAACTGTGCATCGTGCACATGGTGCGCAACAGCTTGAACTTCGTGTCGTGGAAAAAGCAGCGGGAAGTGGCGTCTGATCTCAAGCTGATTTACACCTCGGTCACCGCCGAATTGGCCGAGCAACGGCTCTGCGAATTTGAAGCCAAGTGGGACGCCGAGTACCAGTCGATCAGCCTGTCGTGGCGTCGAAACTGGGCTCGATTCATCCCGTTTTTTGATTATCCGGCCGAGATCCGCAAGGTGATTTACACCACCAACGCCATCGAATCGATCAACATGAGCCTGCGCAAAGTGATCAAAATCCGTGCGTCATTTCCCACTGACGAGGCGGTGATGAAGCTGTTTTACCTGGCGCTGAACAACATCAGCAAGAAGTGGACGATGCCGATCCGGGACTGGAAAGCGGCGTTGAATCGCTTCAGTATCCAGTTCGAAGATCGGCTGCTGTCGGTTTAA
- a CDS encoding VOC family protein: MFSHVTIGTNDLASATNFYGRLLTPLGITLLALKHNPERVLFTQSTTDSGTAFCIYSPLNGERATPGNGSMVAFEAQTRAQVDDFYAIAMANGASDEGAPGLRPQYSPDYYGAYIRDPDGNKICCVCHSAD; this comes from the coding sequence ATGTTCAGCCATGTCACAATCGGCACCAACGACCTCGCCAGCGCCACAAACTTCTATGGGCGGCTACTTACACCGCTAGGCATCACGTTGCTTGCCCTCAAGCACAATCCTGAACGCGTTCTATTCACCCAAAGCACGACTGACTCAGGTACGGCGTTCTGCATCTATAGCCCTCTAAATGGCGAACGCGCGACACCAGGTAACGGGTCGATGGTTGCGTTCGAAGCCCAAACGCGGGCGCAGGTTGATGACTTTTACGCGATCGCTATGGCTAACGGGGCATCAGACGAAGGCGCACCAGGGCTGCGTCCTCAGTACTCTCCGGATTATTACGGTGCTTACATCAGAGACCCCGACGGCAACAAGATATGTTGCGTATGTCACAGCGCTGACTGA
- a CDS encoding IS30 family transposase: MQKLTGRGAMRSPGAPSLRNEIERLFWKQIATGITSEKAAETTGVSSAVGTRWFRHRGGMPLFMSNQISGRYLTFAEREEIGLLRAKGVGVREIARLLGRSPSTVSRELTRNAATRCGRLEYRASVAQWKAELIAKRPKPAKLLTNPRLCHYVQDRLEGKVHGTNGREIVGPRQAPFKGRNKPHRSDRKWVNSWSPEQITNRLKIDFPDDESMRISHEAIYQALYIQGRGALKRELVSCLRTGRALRVPRARAQAKTWAHVSEDAMISSRPAEVEDRAVPGHWEGDLIIGLNRSAIGTLVERSTRFTMLVHLPREEGYGLTPRTKNGPALAGYGAVTMANALKKTVTDLPIELWRSLTWDRGKELSDHARFTIESGVKVFFADPHSPWQRGTNENTNGLLRQYFPKGTDLSRWSAHEIQAVAHALNTRPRKTLGWKTPAEALNKYLKSIQQSSVATTG; the protein is encoded by the coding sequence ATGCAAAAGTTGACGGGGCGTGGAGCGATGCGTTCGCCAGGTGCGCCGTCACTTCGTAATGAAATCGAGCGGCTGTTCTGGAAACAAATCGCAACCGGGATCACAAGCGAAAAGGCAGCAGAGACTACTGGCGTATCATCAGCGGTAGGCACACGCTGGTTCCGTCATCGGGGCGGGATGCCATTGTTCATGTCTAACCAAATATCCGGAAGGTACTTAACGTTCGCAGAGCGAGAAGAGATTGGGCTGCTTCGGGCGAAAGGTGTTGGCGTACGTGAGATTGCGCGTCTCCTTGGACGAAGCCCATCGACAGTTTCACGGGAACTGACACGTAATGCTGCAACTCGTTGCGGTCGGCTTGAGTATCGAGCTTCAGTTGCACAATGGAAGGCAGAACTGATTGCCAAAAGACCGAAGCCAGCGAAACTGTTGACTAATCCGCGGCTGTGTCACTACGTGCAAGACCGTCTGGAGGGTAAAGTTCACGGCACTAATGGTCGCGAGATTGTTGGGCCTCGACAAGCTCCCTTCAAAGGCAGAAATAAACCACATCGCAGTGACCGTAAATGGGTCAATAGCTGGTCGCCCGAACAGATTACCAACCGGCTAAAGATCGATTTTCCGGACGATGAATCCATGCGCATCTCTCACGAAGCCATATATCAGGCCCTCTATATTCAGGGGCGAGGAGCTCTTAAGCGCGAGCTAGTGAGCTGCCTGCGCACAGGGCGAGCATTACGTGTGCCGAGAGCTAGGGCGCAGGCCAAAACGTGGGCGCACGTCAGCGAGGATGCCATGATCTCCAGTCGCCCTGCTGAGGTGGAAGACCGGGCTGTACCAGGGCATTGGGAGGGAGACCTGATCATCGGTCTGAACCGATCCGCGATTGGAACGCTGGTCGAGCGCTCAACTCGATTCACCATGCTCGTCCACCTGCCTCGCGAGGAAGGTTATGGGCTAACTCCTCGAACGAAGAACGGCCCGGCGCTGGCCGGCTACGGGGCTGTCACTATGGCTAACGCACTGAAGAAGACGGTGACTGATTTACCCATCGAATTGTGGCGATCTTTGACTTGGGATCGTGGAAAGGAACTATCGGATCACGCTCGATTTACCATCGAATCCGGAGTGAAGGTCTTCTTTGCTGACCCTCATAGTCCATGGCAGCGCGGCACGAACGAGAATACGAACGGTCTTCTGCGCCAATACTTCCCGAAAGGTACCGATCTGTCTCGCTGGAGCGCCCATGAGATCCAAGCCGTAGCCCATGCGTTGAACACCAGGCCTCGAAAAACACTCGGCTGGAAAACACCTGCCGAAGCACTAAACAAGTATCTAAAATCAATTCAACAATCCAGTGTTGCGACGACCGGTTGA